ATGCTGGTCAAATAGAAAGTACATTTCAGAAGTTTGCTTTTGAAACATGTAAATATTGGAGCAATGATATTCAGCTTTATGCTGATGGTTTAAATGATGATGAACTTTTAAAAACTGTTATTGGGTTAGAAATGAGTCAATATACAATTGGCGAATTCAGATCTAAAAAAGAAGATAAAAAGGAGTTTACAGTTGTTATTTCATCAACAAAAAATATTGAAAACATTCTTGAAGAGGGCAAGTTTACTGGCGAAACTATCAATAAAATTAAAGGTTTGGTTGATGCTCCACCTAATGTAAAAACTCCAGAATATTTAGGAAATTGGGCAGAAAAATCAGCAAAAGAAGCTTCTTATACGTGTACAGTTTTAAAACAAAAACAATTAGAAGAACAAGGTTTTGATGCTGTTTTATCAGTTGGAAAAGGAAGCGTAAATCCGCCAGTTGTCATCATCAACGAATATAAAGCAAAAGATACTGAAACTATTGATATTGCTTTGGTTGGGAAAGGAATTACATTTGATTCTGGAGGATTGTCCATAAAACCATCTACCAATTTACACTACATGAAAAGTGATATGGGTGGAGCTGCAGTAGTTTTAGGTGTTGTAGAATTGGTGGCAAAATTAAAACTAAACATCAATATAATCGGAATTGTAGCATCCGCAGAAAATGCTGTAGATGCCAATAGTTATAGACCTGGAGATGTTATCAACTCATATTCTGGTAAAACTATTGAGATTATAGATACAGATGCAGAAGGCAGATTGGTTTTAGCTGATGGACTAAATTTCGCTATTAAAAAATACAACCCAGAATATATTATTGATCTTGCAACTTTAACAGGAAGTGTGGTGAGAACTTTTGGGTATGCAGCTGCAGGAATGTTTACTGAGAATCAAGAAATGGCAAATACAATGTCTGCTGTTGGGTACAAAGTGCATGAACGTGTTTGGCAATTGCCAATGTTTGAGGATTATGAAGCCGATTTAAAATCTGACGTTGCTGATATTAAAAACTTTAACGGAAAACCAATTGAAGGAGCTATAAACGCAGCAAAATTTTTAGAATTCTTTACAGAAAAACATCCAAAATGGATGCACTTAGATATTGCAGGAGTTTCTTTTGGAAGTTCTCAATACGCAAAAATGAAAAGTGCTACAGGATATGGAATTCAATTAATTACAAATTTCATTAAAGAAAAAGCTAATAAATAATTTCATTTTTTGTAAATTTAAAATCAACTTAAAAACTTAAACCTATGTCTCAAAAACCTTTAAATTTTCTTTGTATTACAACTTATTTTAAAGGTGAACCTTTTTTGGAAAGCTGTAAAAAAGAAGGACATAATGTATACTTATTAACCAAGAAAAAACTTGAAAATGAAAAGTGGCCTTGGAATTCTATAGACGATGTTTTTTATATTGATGATTGGAAACAAGAAGATATTGTTAAAGGAATTGCTTATAAATTTAGAGAAATAAAATTTGATCGTTTTGTAGCTTTAGATGATTTTGATGTTGAAAAAGTAGCACTTTTACGTGAGCATTTTAGAATGCCAGGAATGGGTAGAACAACTGCGCATTATTTTAGAGATAAACTTGCAATGCGAATGAAAGCTGAAGAGGAAGGTGTTAATGTGCCAAAATTTACATCGCTTTTTAGTAATGATGCTATCAATAAGTATGCTGATACAATTCCTGCTCCTTGGCTTTTAAAACCAAGAATGGAAGCTTCTGCAACTGGAATTAAAAAAATTCATTCTAAAGACGAATTATGGCAAATTGTAAATGATTTAGGTGATGAAAGAGACAACTATTTGATAGAAAAATTTGCTCCTGGAGATGTTTTTCATGTAGATGGTTTAAATGTTGATGGAAAAGTAAAATTTGCAAGAGTTAGTAAATATTTAGACACACCTTTTGAAGTAGCTCATGGAGGAGGTATTTTTAGATCTGCAACTTCAGAAATTAGTTCTAAAATAGAAAAAGGTTTGCAAAAAATGAATAAACAGGTTATGAAAGCTTTCGGAATGCAATTTGGAGCTTCTCATACAGAATTTATTCAATCGAAAGAAACTGGAGAATTATTCTTTTTAGAAACATCATCAAGAGTTGGTGGCGCAAATTTGGCTGAAATGGTTGAATATGCTTCTGGCATAAACCTTTGGGGTGAATGGGCTAAAATTGAATCTGCGAATCTTAAAAAAGAGATTTATAAATTACCAAAAACTAAAAATCAATATGCAGGGATTGTAGTTTCTTTAAGCAGATTTGAACATCCAGATACTACCAGTTTTAAAGATGAAGAAATTGTGTGGAGAATGGATTTAAAATGGCATATTGGCTTTATAGTCGTTTCTGATTCTAGCGAAAAAGTATTAGAATTATTAGATAAATATACCCATAGAATTGCAAATGAATTTCACGCGAGTATTCCTGCTCCTGATAAATCTTTGTAAATTTTAATTGGTAAACTTATATCCTGCAAGGTCTATTTTTGACCTTGTAGGTGTTTCTAATAAAATAATTTTTTGATAAATACCTACAAGGTTTTGAAAACCTTGCAGGAAAGTTTTAAGTTTATTGCTCAAAAAAACCTGTGCTACCTCCTACCCAAGTTTTGTCTTTATTGTATTTTACTCCAACCATTTCTCCTTTGCTTAAACGCATTAAATTACTTACAATCTCAGTTTTGTTGGTTTTAGAATTGTGTAACAACATCATTCTAATTTCGCATTTAGCATTTTCATCCATTGTTTGAATTACGGGTGCATACGCAACTTTTTCTTGTAATAAATAATTAGATTTATTGGTGATATCATCTATCATTTTCCGAGTTACGTGAATTTGAACTCCTGCTCCAGCAAAAGAATACAAAGGTTTTAGAACATAATTCTCTAAATCTTCTGGTATCGTTTCTAGTTTGTCTAAATAGAAAGATTTTGGAACAAATTCACCTTTTAAAAGTGGCATTGTGTATTTACTAATTCTATAAAACCAGTTTGGATGTCCAATCCATTCTACATCAACTTCATCTAAAAAATCGAACTCTCTTTCTAAATCGTCTCTTTGAAATAGTTCATCAAAAATTATTCTATTATATATTTTTAAAACTTTTATCTCTTTGCCTTCATCATCAGCATAAAAAAGTTCTTTACCTCTTTTAATTAACTTAGAAATACACAAAATTTTAATGCCTAACTTTTTTTCAGTTGCAAAAAAATCGACAGCAGTTGCTTGTTTCTCTGGCTCAATTTCTAAAAGAATTACTTGTTTCGGATTCGTTTCGCCAACAATTTCTTGTTTTAAAAGCTCAACATATTTTGTTGGATTTATTCCATTTACATGTTGTGAAAAATCTTCTGGAATTACATTCCCGAAATGTTTTTTATACATGCTGCCTAATAATTCCTGAAAAAAATACAACGTTGGGAAACCTTGTAATTCAATTAATTTTGGGGTTAAATCTCCATTTTCGTCTTTACAGATTCCAAAATCGAACTGAATAAATTTAGCATATTCATCTTCATTAGGTACAATTGTATTGGCATCAAAAAAAGCACCATTGGTCAACTCCTTAAAATTTGGTTGATTGATAACAGCCATAATATCATCACAAGCTTTTATCAACTTCTCTTTTAATGCTGCTGGAATAAAAACAGGTGTTTCTGCAATTTTAAATTTTGGAACGTACTTATGTGTATTGATAATATCTTCTAAAAAAAGTTGATACTTTTCTTCAGAAAAATCCTCATTATATAATTTTCTAATTTGATGTATCATTAATAATTAAGATAAAATTAGTGCTTGTTTTTTGCTAATAGCATTTCTTATAAACTTTGGTAAAATAGTTTCATACGTCATAATTAATTTATCTGGATCATCCATTCTATCCATCATTTGCGCATATTTTTCTTCGCCAAAACTACTAATAATTACTTTTTTATTTTCTTCTAAAGCAAAATGATCAGCCATGCTTACAGGATCTGCTTCTGGATGAAATTGTGTACCCACAAACTCATCAGAAAAACGAACAGCCATAATTGCACGCTCTAATTCTACATGAGTTCTAATTTTCTCTAAACTTAAAATAGAAGCTCCTTTTTCTTTAAAAACTTGTAATCTTGGTTGTACTAATTGCCAATCTCTGGAATCTACAGCATAAAAAGGATCATTTAAACCTTCTAATAAAACATCTTTTTTACCTTTTTTTGTTTTATGAACTGGTAAAATACCAAAAGAAGTACTTTTTCTTAATTTAATTTCTCCTAACTCAAAATATTTACACATCACTTGAAAAGAATAACAAATAAAGAATACTGATTTTTTATCATCAGATTCTTTGTTATGATTCCATAAATTTTGCATCAATTCTAAATAAGGTTTTCTCCATAACTCCTCTTCTAAAGGACTTCCTGGACCACCACTTGATATATAAATATCGTACGTATTATCTGGTATTTCACTTTTATGTCTTACATCAAAAATGGTAAAACTCACTTCTTCATGAAAAGTTTCTACGATTTCTTTGATACAACGTAAACCCTGATTTGGGGCATTGTTGTTCATATCTAAAATGGCAACTTTTACTTTCTCGTTATTCATTAACATAAAATACTTAAACTCCTAAAATTGTTTGTTCTGTTATATAATCTACTACCTTTACTAAATCTTTCGTTTCTTCAAAAACCTTTAATTGCCTGTCTGCTCCTGTTCCATTTTCTAATATTTTAAAGATGGATTCTACTTCTTCTCTAGAACCTAAATCGTCTAAAACATCATCTACAAAATCTACAAACTCAGCCATTAAATGTTTTGTTTCGACTTCTTTTTCAAGACCAAAATCAATCATTTTCCCTGCAATTCCATATCTACTTGCTCGCCATTTATTCTCGTTAATTAACGCTCTATGGTACACCATAAAGTTTAAATTATGCGTTCTTAACTTGTATAATTTAGCCACTAAAGCTTGAATTAATGCAGCAATACATACAGTTTCATCAACAGTCATTGGAATATCACAAATACGAACTTCTAACGTTGGGAAAATTGGGTGAATACGAATATCCCACCAAATTTTCTTTGGATTGTCTATACATTTTGTTTTAACCAAAAGGTTTACATAATTCTCATATTGTGCATAGTTATCGAAAACTCCAGGAATTCCTGTTCTTGGAAACTTATCAAAAACCTTTGATCTAAAAGATTTAAAACCTGTATTTCTACCTTCCCAAAAAGGCGAGTTTGTAGACAAAGCATATAAATGAGGTAAAAAATAACGCATGGCATTTACTAAATGTAATGCCATATTTTTATCTTCCATACCCACATGCACATGCAAACCAAAAATTAAATTAGATCTTGCAGTATCTTGTAACTCATTAATTATCTCATCGTATCTAGGATTTGGTGTAATTAATTGCGTTTCCCATTTAGAAAAAGGATGTGTACCTGCAGCACCAATTTTATATCCTAAACCACCTGCAATATCAGAAATTGATCTTCGAAGTCCAGAAATTTGCTGTCTTGCATCTGTAATATCTTCACAAATATTTGTACCAACTTCAACCACAGCTTGATGCATTTCTGCTTTTACTTGGTCGTTTAAAGTTTTGGCGGCTTCTGAAACAATTTTTTGATCGTGAGAAACCAACTCTCTTGTTGCAGGATCAATTACTTGGTACTCTTCTTCTATACCTAATGTAAATTTCATATGGGAAAAAATATTAATGAATAAAGTTAATTAAAATTTAGTCTGTCTCCTTGAGCGCAATCGAAAGGTTTGATAATTATTTAGGAACTAACAAGTTCTCGACTGCGCTCGAACAGACATTTTAAAATTACTTTAAAAAAATCTACTTTTTAGCAGATTTAGATTTTGTTGGAGTTTTTTTCGCTGATGCTTTTTTTACAGGTGCTTTTTTCGCAACCGTTTTTTTAGCAGGCGCTTTCTTTACGGGTGCTTTTTTAGCCACTGCTTTTGGAGCAGCAACTTGATCTGTAACAAAACTTCCCCAAGTTAAATTCATTTGGCCTTTTTTGTATTGTTTTGCTTTTTCAATAGCCATATTTGCAGCATTTTCTACAATCCAATCAAAATTTTCTTGACCTACAGAATGAATATCAGCATCTGGTGCAGGATTACAAAAATCAATAGCATAAGGAATGCCATCTCTTACTGCGAATTCTACTGTATTAAAGTCGTATCCTAAAGCTTTGTTTAAACGAATACAATATTCGTGCACAGTATCTAATATTTTTTGATCAACAGGTTCGCCATCTAAAACATAACGTAAATGATGAGGGTTTCTTGGCTCATATTGCATAATATGTACATTATCAGTTCCTAAAACATAACATCTAAAATATTCTTTAAAATTGATTTCCTCTTGTAGCATCATTACAAGATTCTCTGTTTCTCCATGTTTTTGCCATAAATCTTCAGGATTATCAACTCTATATACACTTTTCCATCCACCTCCATCATGTGGTTTCATATAAGCAGGAAAACCAATAGTTTCAAACATTTTTTCCCAATCAAAAGGATATTTCATGTTTCTAAAAGAGTTTTCAGTAGTATCTGGTGGTCTTTGAGACGTTGGTAAAATAAATGTTTTTGGTACAGGCACTCCCACTTTTTCAGCCAAAGCATTGTTGAAAAACTTTTCATCTGCACTCCACCAAAAAGGATTGTTAATAACAGCAGTTCCTGTAATTGCAGCATTTTTTAAATACGCTCTGTAAAAAGGAACATCTTGCGAAATTCTATCAATAATTACTGCATACTCATCTGATTTTGCTTGTTCTACAGTATCAATTAAAACTGCTTCAGCCATCATATCTTTGATGCCTTGTTCCTTAATTTTCTGATTAACTCTGTCTATAAATGCTTGTGGAAACGTGTTTTCTTGTCCGAATAAAATTCCAATTTTTCTCATAATGCTGTATATATTTTTGTGTTTGTTAGTTGTGTCTTTTTATATTGTTGATAAATAATGAGGAAACATTTGTCTCCAAATTGGCCAATCGTGTTCAGCCCATTTTCGTTCATCAAACCAAAAAGGAATATTTTTATCCGTTAATATTTTTGCTAAATTTTGATTTGCTTCTAAACAAATATCCCAATCGCTTGTTCCTAAAATAATTTTCATATTCCAAAGTTCTGAGTGATTACTACCAGGAAGAAAATCTACAGGATTGTTATAGAAAACATTGTCATCATAATACCCATCTAAAAAAGATTTGATATCAAAAGAACCACTTAAACTAAACATATGGCTTACTCTTTCTGGATGTTTAAATGCAAAGTTTGCTGCATGATACCCACCAAAACTAACACCAGCAACAGCTATTTTTTGCATGCCTCTTTCTTGGCAAATTGGGTTAACAACTTCATCCATAATAAATTTATCATACCAAATATGATTTCTTACACGATCTGCAGGATGAATATTTTTATCATACCAACTTAATTCGTTTATAGAATCTGGACAATAAATCTGCACTAAACCTTCCTCTAAAAACCATTTTGCAGATTCAATTAATTTAAAATCTCTACACTCGTAAAATCGCCCACTAGTAGTTGGAAATAAAACTAAAGGATAACCTGCATGCCCAAAAACCAACATTTCGATATCTTTACTTAATGTTGGTGAATACCATTTGTGATATTGTTCTTTCAATAGATAAGTGTTAAATTAATTTTAAATTTAAAAGTGTAAAATTACACTATTTCAGAGACTTACATTAAATTTTCACGATTATTGATGGTGAATTTTCTATATGTTCTCCATTTTATATATATCTTATAAAATGAGTGCTATAATTATTTAAATGACCATTTTTAAACATAAAAAACTAAATATCTTAAAAAATAATTAAAAAGCGAGGTTTTTGTGTTTTTTTATTTTTTGATTTATGAAGTATGTTTGGCGCCTTTTTTAGTTCAAAGAATGTATTTTCTTATTTTTTAAAGCGCAATAATTAAAATATTGGTTAGAAATACATCTATAATAAAGAAGTTGATTTTTATATATGGTTGTCTTTTTAGTTAAGGAATTAAACTCTTTTAATAAGTTCCTTTTTTTCCTCAATCAACTTTAAAGTTAATTTATTAAACCTGATATACAACAACACTGAAGCCGTTGTTAAACCTGCCAAAAGTCCTAACCAAATACCAAAACTACCATACATATCTTCTTTACCTAAAAAGTAAGAAACAGGAAAACCAACACACCAATAAGATATAAAGGTAAGTATTGTTGGCACTTTAACATCTTGCAAGCCACGCAAAGCTCCCAAGAAAACGACTTGAATACTATCTGAAATTTGGAAAAACGCGGCTACTAATAATAAATCTGCAGCAATTGAAACTACTTCCATGTTATCTGCATAATTTTTGGCATCATTTAAATCCATATAAATGTTTGGTAAACTTTTATGGAAAATAAAGAATAATAATGCAAATAAACTTGCCAATAAAGCACCTAATAAAAAGATAGAAAATGCAATTCTACGCAATTCTTTGTAGTTCTGTAAACCTTTTTGATTCCCAACTCTAATCATAGAAGCCACACTTAAACCCATAGCTACCATAAATGTCATGGAAGATAAATTCAACGCAATTTGATTTGCTGCTTGCGGATTTTTGCCCAACAAACCACTCAACCAAATGGCTGCTGTAAAAATTGCGACTTCAAAAAACATTTGCATCGCACTTAAAGAACCTAAGTTGATAATTTTTTTAATCATCAAACTATCTAAGACAAAGAGTTTTATATCTTTTACAATTTTTGCAGAACGCTCTTTGTAACGCAATAAAACCCACAAATAAATAACCATTACAAAACGTGAAACCAGTGTTCCATAAGCTGCACCAACAATGCCCATTTCTGGAAAACCAAATTTACCAAATATCAAAATATAGTTTAAAACTACGTTTACAATATTTGCTAATAAAGTAGCATACATTGGGTATTTGGTCATCGACATTCCATCGCTAAATTGCTTTATTGCTTGGAAAATTATCAACGGAATTAAAGAAAATGCCACTAAATCTAAATACGGAATTGCCAGTGCTACAACTTCTTCTGGCTGTTGCATTAAATACATTAATGGTTTTGAAAAAAACACCAAAAGAAATAATATAATACCTAATGTTGTGCATAAAAACAAACCACTTTTATAACCAGATCTTGCTTGTTGTAGATTATCAGACGAATCTGCTTCTGCAATAATTGGTGTAATTGCCGTTGAAAAACCAATTCCAATAGACATTGCAATAAACATAAAACTGTTTCCTAAAGAGACTGCTGCTAGTTCTGCAGTTCCTAATTGGCCAACCATAATATTATCTACAAAAGCCACAAAAGTGTGCCCTAACATGCCCAACATTACAGGTGCTGCTAGTTTTAAATTGTATTTAAATTCTGATGTATATTGTGTGATGTTCACGGTTTATGCTTGCTTTTTTCAGTGGGCAAAAATACAATTAGTTATCAATACAAATAGTGTGTATCTTAAAAAATAAAAGCATAAAAAAACCACTTTTAGGGAAAGTGGTTTTAAAATTATATTAAATTTTACTAATAAGATTAAGATTTTGGTAATAAGACACTATCTATAACGTGAATTACACCATTAGATTGATTTACATCTGCGATTGTCACAATTGCTTTACCCCCATTTTCATCAGAAATATAAACTTTTTTGTCTTTCATCCAAGCTGTAATAGTTCCTCCACTAACAGTTTTAATTGCTACTTTTCCGTCATTATCTTTAATCATTTTAATTAAATCTGCAGCACTAACTTTGCCAGCAACTACGTGATACGTTAAAATTGTTTGTAATTGCTTTTTGTTTTCTGGCTTTAATAAAGTTGCAACAGTTCCTTCTGGCAAGATTTCAAACGCTTTATTGATTGGTGCAAAAACAGTAAAAGGGCCATCTCCTGATAATGTTGCTACTAAGTCTGCTGCTTTTACTGCTGCTACAAGTGTTGTATGATCTTTAGAGTTTACAGCATTTTCTATAATATTTTTAGTTGGAAACATTTCTGCTCCACCAACCATTTTAGTGTTTTGAGCAAAATAGGTTTGTCCTATAAATAATGTAAAAATAAAAATTGACGCTTTTAAAAAATTTGATTTGTTCATAATGATAAATTTATTTAGTATTAATTAATTTTTGTGTTACCCTTATATTTACGCATAGAATGAAGTTACGGTTTTGTATAATTGTTAAAAAAGTATTAAATCGAAAGCAATACTTAAAATTAAGGATGTTTTAGATATTATTTTTTAGGGATTGATTTAATTATTCTTACTTTTGGATATCAATAAAAAAAATAAATAAAATGGCAGATATTACATTAAAAGGAAACGCAATAAGTACCATAGGAGATTTACCAAAAATGGGCAGCAAAGCACCAAGTTTTACATTAACAACTGTAGATTTATCGCATAAATCTTTATCAGATTATGAAGGTAAAAATATCATTATGAATATTTTTCCAAGTGTAGATACTGGTATTTGTGCAATGTCTGTAAGAGAATTTAATGAAAAAGCATCTGGTTTAGAAAATACTGTAGTTTTATGTATTTCTAAAGATTTACCTTTTGCACAGGCTCGTTTTTGTGCTGCAGAAGGTTTAGATAATGTTGTAATGCTATCTGATTTTGCCAAAGGAAATTTTGGAAAAGATTACAAACTAAACATTGCAAATGGACCAATGGCAGACTTGCATTCTAGAGCAATTGTTATTGTAAACCCAAAAGGAATTGTTACCTACACACAACAAGTTCCTGAAATTGCTGAAGAACCAAATTACGAAGCTGCTTTAAAAGCTATTTAAAAAATGAAAAATCCTAATGATGGTTTTTTAAGAGGTAGAGTTAGAAGTTTAAAATTTGCCTTTAAAGGTTTATGGATTTTAATGACTACTGAAGACAGTATTAAAGCACAATTATTTTTCGCTTTAATTGCAACTATCTTAGGGTTCGTTTTTAATATTTCTGAAATGGAATGGGCTGTACAATGTTTAGCAATTGGTTTAGTTTTAGTTGCTGAAGCTGCAAATTCTGCTATCGAAGAAGTTGCCGATTTTATTCATCCAGAATTCCACGTAAAAATAGGATTAATTAAAGATATTGCTGCAGGTGCACCAACATTTGCAGCTTTAATCTCTTTAATTATTGCTGGTATTATTTATGTTCCAAAAATTTCTTTGTTGTTGTAAGCAAAAATGTATCTTTACCCTCTAAAAATTTACTTTTATTTTTAATGGCCAAAAAGAAGCAAATCTTAAAAAAACCAACAGTTAACAAAGAAATTAAAGCGGATAAAAAAAATAGTTTTTTTTCTTATTTTAAAACAAGACAAGCACAAACCATTTTTGGTTTTTTCTTGATGTTATTCGCATTTTTTTTGGGCATTGCCTTTATTTCCTTTTTTTTTAATTGGCAAGAAGACCAAAGTACTTTAAATTATTTAACAGATAAATCTGTAAAAAGCAGTAATTTATTAGGTAAGATTGGTGCCAATTTAAGTCACTTTTTTATTTACGATGGTTTTGGTTTAGCAGCTTTTATAATTGCTTTTCAAATTTTTATGTCAGGATTTTATATTTTGATAAAACAAAAATTCTCGAAAGTTATTATTTCTTGGAATTGGAGCTTAGTAGCCATGCTTTGGATTTCTGTAACGCTTGGTTTTTTACATCAAAAATATGCACTTTTATCTGGGGTTATTGGTTTTGAAATTAATGAATATTTACAAACTTTTATTGGTAAAACTGGCTTAACAATTGTTTTAATCTTTTTATTCTTAACCTATTTAATTGTTCGTTATAAAGTTAATATTGATGCTTTTATTGAAAAAATGAAGCAAAAAAGAATTGAAAGAACAGAAAGACAAGCTTTAGAAAAAGAAGAAATATCAATAGAAAAAGAATCTAATAAAATTGATACAAAAGAAAAGGTAAAAGAAGTTGTTGCTGATACAAAAACTAAAAAATCGGAATTTGAATTAAGTGTAGATAATTTAAAACCTACAATTTCTAAACATTCTGATGTTAAAACTGCTAAAGAAAAACTTACCTTATTAATTGAAGAAAAACCTGCAACAGAAATTCAAGTAGAGGAAACTGTTGGAGATATGAATGATGTTGGAATAGACATTGCTATTGCAAGAGAAGAAGAATCATCTACAGAAAATTTATCAGATAAAATATTACAAGATTTTGGTGAGTTTGATCCTACTTTAGAATTATCTAATTTTAAGTTCCCAACTTTTAATTTACTGAAACAATATAATGAGAGTATTTCTATTGATCCTGAGGAATTAGAAGCCAATAAAGACAGAATTGTAGATACTTTAAAAAATTATAAAATTGGAATTGCAGAAATAAAAGCGACTGTTGGACCAACAATTACCTTATATGAAATTGTACCAGAAGCTGGAATTAGAATCTCAAAAATTAAAAACTTAGAAGATGATATTGCCTTGTCTTTATCAGCTTTAGGAATTAGAATTATTGCTCCAATTCCTGGAAAAGGAACGATTGGTATTGAAGTTCCAAACAAAAAATCGACTATTGTTTCTATGCATTCTGTAATAACCTCAAAGAGATTCCAAGAATCTCATATGGAATTACCAATTGCATTAGGTAAAACAATTAGTAACGAAACATTTGTGGTAGATTTAGCAAAAATGCCTCACCTTTTAATGGCAGGAGCAACTGGTCAAGGAAAATCGGTGGGTTTAAATGCAGTTTTAACATCACTCTTATATAAAAAACACCCAGCAGAAGTTAAGTTTATTTTGGTAGATCCAAAGAAAGTAGAACTTACTTTATTCAACAAAATTGAGCGTCATTATTTGGCAAAATTACCAGATGTTGAAGAAGCAATTATTACAGACACTACCAAAGTTGTACATACGTTAAATTCGCTTTGTATTGAAATGGATAATCGTTACGATTTGCTAAAAGCAGCCATGGTTCGTAACATTAAAGAATACAATGCGAAATTTAAACAACGAAAATTAAATCCTAATGAAGGGCATCAATTTTTACCTTATATTGTTTTGGTAATTGATGAATTTGCAGATTTAATTATGACTGCTGGTAAAGAAGTAGAAACGCCAATTGCACGTTTAGCACAGTTGGCAAGAGCTATTGGAATTCATTTAATTGTAGCAACACAAAGACCTTCTGTAAACGTAATTACTGGTATTATAAAAGCGAACTTTCCAGCAAGAATTGCATTTAGAGTAACTTCTAAAATAGATTCTAGAACCATTTTAGATGCTGGTGGAGCAGATCAATTAATTGGACGTGGAGATTT
The DNA window shown above is from Polaribacter sp. Hel_I_88 and carries:
- a CDS encoding esterase family protein; the encoded protein is MKEQYHKWYSPTLSKDIEMLVFGHAGYPLVLFPTTSGRFYECRDFKLIESAKWFLEEGLVQIYCPDSINELSWYDKNIHPADRVRNHIWYDKFIMDEVVNPICQERGMQKIAVAGVSFGGYHAANFAFKHPERVSHMFSLSGSFDIKSFLDGYYDDNVFYNNPVDFLPGSNHSELWNMKIILGTSDWDICLEANQNLAKILTDKNIPFWFDERKWAEHDWPIWRQMFPHYLSTI
- a CDS encoding M17 family metallopeptidase; protein product: MKFTHIKSIDTTKDFILPCKKDDLKSIQEFLPIANPDFDGSFNTHLLIYGTKGNRIYLVGLGEDKNAGQIESTFQKFAFETCKYWSNDIQLYADGLNDDELLKTVIGLEMSQYTIGEFRSKKEDKKEFTVVISSTKNIENILEEGKFTGETINKIKGLVDAPPNVKTPEYLGNWAEKSAKEASYTCTVLKQKQLEEQGFDAVLSVGKGSVNPPVVIINEYKAKDTETIDIALVGKGITFDSGGLSIKPSTNLHYMKSDMGGAAVVLGVVELVAKLKLNINIIGIVASAENAVDANSYRPGDVINSYSGKTIEIIDTDAEGRLVLADGLNFAIKKYNPEYIIDLATLTGSVVRTFGYAAAGMFTENQEMANTMSAVGYKVHERVWQLPMFEDYEADLKSDVADIKNFNGKPIEGAINAAKFLEFFTEKHPKWMHLDIAGVSFGSSQYAKMKSATGYGIQLITNFIKEKANK
- a CDS encoding acetyl-CoA carboxylase biotin carboxylase subunit family protein → MSQKPLNFLCITTYFKGEPFLESCKKEGHNVYLLTKKKLENEKWPWNSIDDVFYIDDWKQEDIVKGIAYKFREIKFDRFVALDDFDVEKVALLREHFRMPGMGRTTAHYFRDKLAMRMKAEEEGVNVPKFTSLFSNDAINKYADTIPAPWLLKPRMEASATGIKKIHSKDELWQIVNDLGDERDNYLIEKFAPGDVFHVDGLNVDGKVKFARVSKYLDTPFEVAHGGGIFRSATSEISSKIEKGLQKMNKQVMKAFGMQFGASHTEFIQSKETGELFFLETSSRVGGANLAEMVEYASGINLWGEWAKIESANLKKEIYKLPKTKNQYAGIVVSLSRFEHPDTTSFKDEEIVWRMDLKWHIGFIVVSDSSEKVLELLDKYTHRIANEFHASIPAPDKSL
- a CDS encoding RimK family alpha-L-glutamate ligase, with the translated sequence MRKIGILFGQENTFPQAFIDRVNQKIKEQGIKDMMAEAVLIDTVEQAKSDEYAVIIDRISQDVPFYRAYLKNAAITGTAVINNPFWWSADEKFFNNALAEKVGVPVPKTFILPTSQRPPDTTENSFRNMKYPFDWEKMFETIGFPAYMKPHDGGGWKSVYRVDNPEDLWQKHGETENLVMMLQEEINFKEYFRCYVLGTDNVHIMQYEPRNPHHLRYVLDGEPVDQKILDTVHEYCIRLNKALGYDFNTVEFAVRDGIPYAIDFCNPAPDADIHSVGQENFDWIVENAANMAIEKAKQYKKGQMNLTWGSFVTDQVAAPKAVAKKAPVKKAPAKKTVAKKAPVKKASAKKTPTKSKSAKK
- a CDS encoding carboxylate-amine ligase, with amino-acid sequence MKFTLGIEEEYQVIDPATRELVSHDQKIVSEAAKTLNDQVKAEMHQAVVEVGTNICEDITDARQQISGLRRSISDIAGGLGYKIGAAGTHPFSKWETQLITPNPRYDEIINELQDTARSNLIFGLHVHVGMEDKNMALHLVNAMRYFLPHLYALSTNSPFWEGRNTGFKSFRSKVFDKFPRTGIPGVFDNYAQYENYVNLLVKTKCIDNPKKIWWDIRIHPIFPTLEVRICDIPMTVDETVCIAALIQALVAKLYKLRTHNLNFMVYHRALINENKWRASRYGIAGKMIDFGLEKEVETKHLMAEFVDFVDDVLDDLGSREEVESIFKILENGTGADRQLKVFEETKDLVKVVDYITEQTILGV
- a CDS encoding type 1 glutamine amidotransferase, which codes for MNNEKVKVAILDMNNNAPNQGLRCIKEIVETFHEEVSFTIFDVRHKSEIPDNTYDIYISSGGPGSPLEEELWRKPYLELMQNLWNHNKESDDKKSVFFICYSFQVMCKYFELGEIKLRKSTSFGILPVHKTKKGKKDVLLEGLNDPFYAVDSRDWQLVQPRLQVFKEKGASILSLEKIRTHVELERAIMAVRFSDEFVGTQFHPEADPVSMADHFALEENKKVIISSFGEEKYAQMMDRMDDPDKLIMTYETILPKFIRNAISKKQALILS